Genomic DNA from Chlorocebus sabaeus isolate Y175 chromosome 6, mChlSab1.0.hap1, whole genome shotgun sequence:
ggggagagtgAGAGTGAGCAGGTGCCAGAGTAGAGAGAGGACCAAAGCGGGGGTGACTGAGGAATGGCAGAGGGGCTACTTAGGGACTTGAGTGGTCTTCAGTCCTGGAGAGATGGGGCGTGTCTGGGGGCACGTGGGGATGGGGAAGACTGGGACAGCCTGGGGCGGAGGGGGGTGGGGGTCCCAGCCCCTCAGGCACCTCCTCCCTAGCCCTGCACCCACCTCCTCCTCAATGTCCGCCAGAGACTTGATGGTCAGGTCCCCAAAAGCAGAGAAGGCCTGGCGGGCAGAGGTGGATCAGTCTTGGGCCCGATCTCAACCTGAAAccccctttccctcctcttcaagGAGTCCTGCTCGCCCCCCGCCCCCACACTCCCCCAATATTCCCTCGGTCATCcctcccccttcttttttttttttgttttgttttgtttttagacaacgTCTCTAaagccacgcctggctaatttttgtatttttaatagagacggggtttcaccatgttggccaggctggtctccatctcctgacctcaaatgatccacctgccttgtctcccaaagtgctgggatcacaggcgtgagccaccgcgcccggcatccCTCCCGCTTCTTGTCACAGCCTCTAGCGACTGGTGTCCAGCTGCTTTCTCTGGATGGACCCCTCCCCATTCTGAGACTGAAGACCTTCCAGCTGCCACCTGGAGGTGACACACTCCAGCCCCAACCCTGGACGTGGCCCTCTGTGCTGGGGCGCTGGATACAGGGAGGTCCTGGCACCCAGAATGGTGATGGCAGGCGCAGACCCAGGCTCCCTGAGACCCCGACTCACCAGGGGGCTGCAGCTCTTGCCCTCAAATCGTGGGTGGAGTGTGAAGGGAACCCCATCCATGGCTGAAAAACATatgggaggggaggaggtgagGTGCAGGGAATTGTCCACCCCACCTGCAGAGGCCAACCCTACACAGCCTGACTCTTTCAGTCTTTACAGAATCTAGAGCTGGGAGAGGGAGGTAGGAAGATCCTTCCTGGTCGTGTAATCTCAAGACAATCACACCCTCCACCTCaatacctcagtttccccactctGTGCTCACCTGAGATGCCATAGAGGCTAGAGGCCTCGTAGATGGAGTCATTCCTCCGCAGAGTGGATGCCCGAGAGCCCAGCCTTGACGGTGTCCGCTCCAGGAGGCCACCCTTACTGGAGGTGGGATGACTCAGGTTAGGCTTCATCCTACCCCCACGGCCACCCCCACTTCGATGCCTGAGGGCTCACCTCGGCTGGCTGGCTGCATCCAGAGACAGGCCCTGCATGTCGCGGCTGAGACCTCGGGGCTTGGGCACTGGCCTCGGCGCCTTGGCCTTCTTGCACCAGATGGCAAAGCCGCCCATGTCCCTGGACcgggagggaaggtgggagggatgCTGTCCCCATGTGGGGCCAGGGTTGAGGATAGCCCCTGGGAAAGGCAGGGGACCTGGGCCTCCAGGTGACCTCCGTCTTTtggggtactttttttttttttttttgagacggagtttcactcatgtggcccagcctggagtgcaatggcgtgatctcggctcactgcaatctccacctcccaggttcaagcaattctcctgcctcagcctctggagtagccgggattacaggcaaccacgcccagctaattttttttttaagtagaaacagagtttcaccatgttggccaggctcgtctcgaactcctgacctcaggtgatccgcctgcctcggcctcccaaagtgctaggattacaagcgtgagccaccgcaccaggccttttGAGGGATTTTTGTTTTAGCATCTTGACCTGCACCCTACGCACCACACCAAACTAATACTGCTGGGTTCAAATCATCgttctgtcttattttattttattttattttattttattttattttatatttcatttcatttcatttattttattttatttattttattttatttttgagactgagtctcgctttgttgcccagactggagtgcagtggcacgatctcagctcactgcaacctccacctcacaggttcaagtgattctcctgcctcagcctcccaagtagctggaattacaggcgtgtgccaccacgcccggctaattttttgtattttcagtagagatggagtttcaacatgtcagccaggatggtctcgatctcttgatcttgtgatccgcccatctctgcctcccaaagtgctgggattacaggtgtgagtcaccgcgctcAGTCCTGTTCTGTCTACTTGAGACACCAAGTCACTGACTCCTCATGAGTCCTACAAGACGGTATACATGTCTCGGTTTTAACATGAAGAATCTGAGGCTCAGAAGGTGGCAGAAGGAACAGGAGACCTCAAGGTTGTTCCTGAGGGTCAGATTCGCGAGATCATGAGGTGGGAGGGCAGGGAAGGTAGCTAGACACTGGGGGGTGGCCCTACCCTATTCGAAGGTATCCAGGCACTGTCTTGGTCTTTCCACTCAGCCGGACATCAAACACAGctgtgtctgcagctcccaggggCAACAGCTTCACACACATGCGTTTCTTCTTGGACACAGAGGCCTCTGGGAGTGGGGGGCAGGGGAGTAAGAGAGGGAAGccaggaaagggtgggagggccCAAAGATGACTCCAGGATGAGGCTCACCAGGGTGCTGTTTAAGGCAGCCGCATGGACAGCattggggatgggggatgggaggAGTGGTTAAATCATGAATGGTATAGATGAAGGAGGGGATTCCAAGCAGCCTTTAGGAGCCACTGGAGTAGGCTGATCTTTGGTGATATGAAGGTGCATTCATGGGGTGGCTAGCTGTGGAATCAGACAGAGCTGGGTGCCCATCCTGGCCCTCAAAGCTTACTTTCTCTGAATCCTCTAATCCTATAGAAGTTGGCCAACTAGCACCTGTGAGCCAAATCTTGCTCAAggcctattttctttccttttttttttttttttttttgagatggagtttcgctctgtcactcagcctggagtgcaatgacgcgatctcagctcattgcaatctctgcctcccgggttcaaacaattctcctgcctcagcctcccgagtagctgggactacaggcgcccgccactatgcccagctaatttttttttttttttttttttttttttttgacacggagtctggctctgtcgcccaggctggagtgcagtggctggatctcagctcactgcaagctccgcctcccaggtttacaccattctcctgcctcagcctcctgagtagctggggctacaggcgcccgccacctggcccggctagttttttgtattttttttagtagagacggggtttcaccatattagccaggatggtctcgatctcctgacctcgtgatccgcccgtctcggcctcccaaagtgctgggattacaggcttgagccactgcgcctggcctaattttgtatttttagtagagacagggtttcaccatgttggccaggctggtctggaactcctgacctcaggtgatctgcccgcctcagcctcccaaagtgttgggattacaggtgttagccaccacacccagcctaaggcCTGGTTTCATACAGCTCATGagttaagaatgatttttacatttttaaggaattgtaaaaaaaatgaatatgaacaCACGTCATCTGGCCagtaaagcctaaaatatttactatcaggccctttatataaaaatttgccaactctcagaaaaaaataaagaaaaaaaaaaatgtttggccgggcatggtggctcacgcctataatcccagcactttgggaggcccaggcgggcggatcacctgaggtcaggagtttaagaccagcctgaccaacatggagaaaccccgtctctattaaagatacaaaattagccgggcgtagtggcgcatgcctgtaatcccagctactcgggaggaagaggcaggagaatcgcttgaaccccgtagtgggaggttgtggtgagtcgacatcgcccattgcactcctgcctgggcaacaagagcaaaactctgtctcaaaaaaaaaaaaaaaaaaaagtttgccaactctaGTATGAATGAATATAGCCTGagtcaaataaaaatgacaagaaaggGTGGGAAAGTTCAGGTGGGGCTGGGAAGGCCGCACTAGGGTTGTGGGCCCCAGAAAAGGAGGGGTAGGGAAGGGTGAAGGTGACATCTCAGGGAGGAGGCAGAATGAGctacaaagaggagaaaaaaaagtgcTCCAGGCAGAGAAAGCGGCGTGTGCAAAGcctggaaatgaaaaa
This window encodes:
- the MVB12A gene encoding multivesicular body subunit 12A isoform X2 — protein: MDPVPGTDSAPLAGLAWSSASAPPPRGFSAISCTVEGAPASFGKSFAQKSGYFLCLSSLGSLENPQENVVADIQIVVDKSPLPLGFSPVCDPMDSSFAHAAFSAWSTFFSPLCSSFCLLPEMSPSPFPTPPFLGPTTLVRPSQPHLNFPTLSCHFYLTQAIFIHTRVGKLFFFFFFETEFCSCCPGRSAMGDVDSPQPPTTGFKRFSCLFLPSSWDYRHAPLRPANFVSLIETGFLHVGQAGLKLLTSGDPPAWASQSAGIIGVSHHARPNIFFFLYFFLRVGKFLYKGPDSKYFRLYWPDDVCSYSFFLQFLKNVKIILNS
- the MVB12A gene encoding multivesicular body subunit 12A isoform X1; translation: MDPVPGTDSAPLAGLAWSSASAPPPRGFSAISCTVEGAPASFGKSFAQKSGYFLCLSSLGSLENPQENVVADIQIVVDKSPLPLGFSPVCDPMDSKASVSKKKRMCVKLLPLGAADTAVFDVRLSGKTKTVPGYLRIGDMGGFAIWCKKAKAPRPVPKPRGLSRDMQGLSLDAASQPSKGGLLERTPSRLGSRASTLRRNDSIYEASSLYGISAMDGVPFTLHPRFEGKSCSPLAFSAFGDLTIKSLADIEEEYNYGFVVEKTAAARLPPSVS